From Nitrospirota bacterium, one genomic window encodes:
- a CDS encoding response regulator transcription factor has translation MSNPASKKILIVEDEHDILQLVKLYLEKEGFRTVAAKTGTEGLQYAKQEKPDLVVLDLMLPEIDGLEVCKRLRSAPETAMLPIIMLTAKAEESDTVVGLELGADDYVTKPFSPKTLVARIKALLRRLDRKPDESPARYQYGDLVMDLARHEVTVNKTEVPLTAKEFGLLEHLLRNPGRVLTRDILLNTVWGYDYYGTTRTVDVHIRRLKQKLPSLNEAIVSVKSLGYKLKELDGSA, from the coding sequence ATGTCCAACCCGGCCAGCAAAAAAATCCTCATCGTTGAAGATGAGCACGACATTCTCCAACTGGTCAAACTCTATTTGGAGAAAGAAGGCTTTCGAACGGTTGCAGCCAAAACCGGCACGGAAGGTCTTCAGTACGCGAAACAAGAGAAGCCCGACCTAGTCGTCCTCGACTTGATGCTGCCTGAAATCGACGGCCTCGAGGTCTGCAAACGGCTGCGGTCGGCTCCGGAAACCGCCATGCTCCCCATCATCATGTTGACCGCCAAAGCCGAAGAATCGGATACCGTCGTCGGGCTGGAACTAGGGGCCGACGACTACGTGACCAAACCCTTCAGCCCGAAGACACTCGTCGCCCGTATTAAAGCTCTCCTTCGCCGGCTCGACCGTAAACCGGACGAGAGCCCGGCCAGATACCAGTACGGCGATCTGGTGATGGACCTCGCGCGACACGAAGTCACCGTGAACAAGACAGAAGTCCCGCTCACGGCAAAAGAATTCGGCCTACTCGAACATCTTCTGCGCAATCCCGGCAGAGTCCTGACCCGAGACATCCTGCTCAACACCGTCTGGGGCTACGATTACTACGGCACGACGAGGACCGTCGACGTCCATATCCGAAGACTCAAGCAGAAGCTTCCCTCGCTCAACGAGGCGATTGTTTCGGTTAAATCCCTGGGTTATAAGCTCAAAGAGTTGGATGGTTCGGCATGA
- a CDS encoding inorganic phosphate transporter, whose protein sequence is MPELTGMLLLVVLLALLFDFSNGWHDSANAIATVVSTRVVSPLVAVMAAGVLNVAGAFMSTAVAKMVGSGIVNPTMVTQEMVAAALAGAILWNLFTLLLGLPTSSSHALIGGLVGAAVTHGGWDMVKWSGLRPVMEAMVLAPFFGFAIGFTLMVLISWVCFRVTRSVATRLFKRLQLVSACFMAFSHGANDAQKAMGIITLALLSAGQIPSGEVPGWVIGACAVAMGLGTAVGGWQIVRTLGMGIVKLEPVHGFAAETGAAAVLLVTAHIGLPVSTTQTITTSVMGVGAIKRLSAVRWGVTTRILYAWVFTLPGAALLASLIYLLMVRLH, encoded by the coding sequence ATGCCTGAATTGACCGGAATGTTGCTTCTTGTCGTGTTGTTGGCGCTCCTGTTCGATTTTTCGAACGGGTGGCATGACAGTGCCAATGCCATTGCGACGGTCGTCTCGACGAGAGTCGTGAGCCCGCTCGTGGCGGTCATGGCAGCCGGCGTCCTCAATGTCGCCGGGGCGTTCATGTCCACGGCGGTCGCCAAGATGGTGGGGTCTGGGATTGTGAACCCGACCATGGTCACTCAAGAAATGGTGGCGGCGGCGTTGGCCGGTGCGATCTTGTGGAATCTCTTCACGCTGTTGCTGGGATTGCCGACGAGCTCGTCCCACGCCTTGATCGGCGGACTGGTCGGGGCTGCAGTGACCCATGGCGGATGGGATATGGTGAAGTGGTCTGGGCTTCGTCCGGTAATGGAAGCCATGGTGCTTGCGCCGTTCTTTGGTTTTGCGATTGGGTTTACCTTGATGGTGCTCATCAGCTGGGTCTGCTTTCGTGTGACGCGAAGTGTGGCCACTCGACTATTCAAACGGCTGCAGCTCGTTTCTGCCTGCTTCATGGCGTTCAGTCACGGAGCCAACGATGCGCAGAAGGCCATGGGCATCATTACCTTGGCCTTGCTCTCTGCCGGGCAGATTCCTTCCGGCGAGGTGCCTGGTTGGGTGATCGGCGCCTGTGCGGTGGCGATGGGATTGGGGACGGCGGTGGGCGGCTGGCAGATCGTCCGTACGTTGGGAATGGGGATCGTGAAGCTGGAACCGGTGCATGGGTTTGCGGCAGAGACCGGTGCCGCGGCGGTGTTGCTCGTGACCGCGCACATCGGTCTGCCGGTGAGCACCACGCAGACCATTACGACGTCGGTCATGGGGGTCGGCGCGATCAAGCGACTTTCGGCGGTGCGCTGGGGCGTCACGACGAGAATTCTTTACGCCTGGGTGTTCACGCTTCCTGGCGCGGCGCTTCTCGCATCGCTCATCTATCTTCTCATGGTCAGGCTTCACTAG
- the ispH gene encoding 4-hydroxy-3-methylbut-2-enyl diphosphate reductase, producing MKIYLTNPRGFCAGVDRAIDIVDLSLKKYGAPIYVRHEIVHSRHVVNSLRDKGAVFVEELGEVPEGSVVIFSAHGVAKSVWDEANRRGLHVIDATCPLVIKVHNEVNRDYTQGYDLILIGHAGHPEVIGTLGQIPDKFHLVSSVEDVKNLQVDQTHDLSYVTQTTLSVDECRDIVGALHERFPHIKGPHQEDICYATQNRQNAVKELSLLVDVILVIGSPNSSNSNRLRELGERCGIASYLIDAASDINPEWLANVKAIGITAGASAPEVLVEEVVTYLKTFGPAEVEDLTVIEEDVEFLLPKELITIESSNRSVEA from the coding sequence ATGAAGATCTATCTCACGAATCCACGCGGGTTTTGCGCCGGAGTCGACCGGGCGATCGATATCGTCGATCTCTCGCTCAAGAAGTATGGGGCACCGATCTACGTGCGGCACGAAATCGTCCATAGTCGGCATGTCGTGAACTCGCTTCGCGACAAGGGCGCCGTGTTTGTGGAGGAATTGGGGGAAGTGCCGGAAGGTTCGGTGGTGATTTTTAGTGCCCACGGTGTTGCCAAGTCGGTCTGGGACGAAGCGAATCGGCGGGGACTGCATGTGATCGATGCCACCTGTCCGTTGGTCATCAAAGTGCATAACGAGGTCAATCGCGACTATACGCAGGGGTACGATCTCATTCTGATCGGCCATGCCGGCCACCCAGAAGTGATCGGGACGCTCGGGCAGATTCCGGACAAGTTCCATCTGGTCTCTTCGGTAGAAGATGTCAAGAATCTGCAGGTCGATCAAACGCATGACCTTTCGTACGTGACACAAACGACGTTGAGTGTCGATGAATGCCGGGATATCGTCGGGGCGCTCCATGAACGGTTTCCGCATATCAAGGGACCTCACCAAGAAGATATCTGTTACGCGACACAGAATCGGCAGAATGCGGTGAAGGAGCTGTCCTTGCTGGTGGATGTCATCCTGGTCATCGGTTCTCCCAATAGTTCGAACTCCAACCGGTTGCGAGAGCTGGGGGAGCGGTGCGGGATTGCGTCCTACTTGATCGATGCCGCCTCCGACATCAACCCTGAATGGCTCGCCAATGTGAAAGCGATCGGGATTACGGCTGGCGCCTCGGCTCCGGAGGTCCTGGTTGAAGAGGTCGTGACCTACCTCAAGACTTTTGGGCCTGCCGAGGTCGAAGACCTGACGGTGATCGAAGAGGACGTTGAGTTTCTCCTCCCTAAGGAACTGATTACCATCGAGTCTTCCAACCGATCTGTCGAGGCGTAG
- the shc gene encoding squalene--hopene cyclase, translating into MNLIRAFLDRLSDSLFVSVPEKLGMATELSKALPLRLVSDKPMISTPVDPAMRRPPSHSVSPVDALDDAVRRSQAWFLSKQDASEGYWVAELEADTTLTSEYIMLRRFLDRVDPERERKAVRYLRAMQLPDGGWPIFYGGPSEISASVKAYFALKLSGISAEEPYMLRARDCIHAKGGVVCANVFTKITLALFEQYDWEGLPSMPPEIMLLPKRFYFSIYAISYWSRAVLIPLLVVFANQPVCRIPKEQGIDELYVFPRAEIRYRDVPPFNKDQRWFTPHNFFVQLDGVLKLYDRMPLSWLREKALHRAATWMLDHIKGSGGLGAIYPAMANSIVALRCLGYQVDDPLVRKAFQEIESLEVYSIVSIGDQRVEALHLQPCHSPIWDTALLMNAFIETGMPQDHPSLQKAAAYLASRQTKTVGDWKFSAPNAEPGGWYFQFENELYPDVDDSAVVLMALSKVRMAQTSELQESIQRGTNWVLAMQGSDGGWGAYDKDNNRIVFNYIPFADHHALLDPSTSDLTGRCLEMLAALGYDQTHPAVGPALRFLRREQEADGSWYGRWGVNYIYGTWSVLAGLRAIGVDLSEPYIQRAVAWLESKQNPDGGWGESCHSYGDDPAWSGKGDSTPSQTAWAIMGLMSAGMTDAFSVARGIQYLLRHQLKDGSWEEVRHTGTGFPRVFYLRYHWYCQYFPLWALAMYRNLRTRGHMRADEVREQVLASGCHRADR; encoded by the coding sequence ATGAATCTGATTCGAGCGTTTCTGGATCGTCTATCGGATAGTCTCTTCGTCTCCGTGCCGGAGAAGTTGGGGATGGCGACTGAGTTGTCCAAGGCTCTACCGCTGCGTCTGGTGTCGGACAAACCCATGATTTCAACCCCAGTCGATCCTGCGATGCGCCGCCCACCCAGCCATTCCGTGAGTCCGGTGGATGCGCTCGACGACGCGGTTCGGCGGAGTCAAGCCTGGTTCTTGTCCAAACAAGATGCATCCGAAGGCTATTGGGTTGCGGAGCTTGAAGCCGATACGACCTTGACCTCTGAGTACATCATGTTGCGGCGGTTTCTCGATCGGGTCGATCCGGAGCGCGAACGCAAGGCGGTGCGTTACCTCCGCGCCATGCAATTGCCCGATGGTGGCTGGCCGATTTTCTACGGTGGCCCTTCGGAGATCAGCGCCTCGGTCAAAGCCTATTTCGCCTTGAAGTTGAGCGGTATTTCAGCCGAGGAGCCGTACATGCTCCGCGCCCGCGACTGTATTCATGCCAAAGGCGGCGTGGTCTGTGCGAATGTCTTCACGAAAATCACCCTGGCCTTGTTCGAACAGTACGATTGGGAAGGCCTTCCGAGTATGCCGCCGGAGATCATGCTCCTGCCGAAGCGGTTCTACTTCAGCATCTATGCGATTTCCTATTGGTCGCGTGCCGTCCTGATTCCCCTGTTGGTGGTGTTTGCGAATCAGCCCGTCTGCCGTATTCCCAAAGAGCAGGGGATCGACGAACTCTATGTCTTCCCCAGGGCGGAGATTCGCTATCGCGACGTGCCACCGTTCAATAAGGATCAACGGTGGTTCACCCCGCATAATTTCTTCGTCCAATTGGACGGGGTGCTCAAACTCTACGACCGGATGCCGCTGAGTTGGTTGCGCGAGAAGGCCTTGCATAGGGCGGCCACCTGGATGTTGGACCACATCAAGGGCAGTGGCGGGTTAGGGGCAATCTATCCGGCCATGGCGAACTCGATCGTGGCGCTTCGCTGCCTCGGGTATCAGGTCGACGATCCTTTGGTCCGGAAGGCATTCCAGGAAATTGAATCGCTGGAAGTCTATAGCATCGTGTCGATCGGCGATCAGCGCGTCGAAGCCCTACATCTCCAGCCGTGCCACTCTCCCATCTGGGACACGGCATTACTCATGAATGCTTTTATTGAAACTGGCATGCCGCAGGACCATCCCTCGCTCCAGAAAGCGGCTGCATACTTGGCTTCCCGCCAGACGAAAACGGTTGGAGATTGGAAGTTCTCGGCCCCCAACGCAGAACCGGGAGGTTGGTACTTCCAGTTTGAGAACGAGCTCTATCCCGATGTGGATGACTCGGCCGTTGTGTTGATGGCGTTGTCGAAAGTTCGAATGGCTCAGACGTCTGAACTGCAAGAGTCTATTCAACGGGGAACGAACTGGGTGCTCGCCATGCAAGGGTCCGATGGCGGCTGGGGCGCGTACGACAAGGATAATAATCGTATCGTGTTCAACTATATCCCCTTTGCCGATCACCATGCCTTGCTCGATCCGAGTACGTCAGACCTGACTGGACGTTGCCTCGAGATGCTTGCAGCGCTGGGCTACGATCAGACACACCCCGCTGTGGGGCCGGCTCTCCGGTTTCTGAGGCGAGAGCAGGAAGCCGATGGTAGTTGGTATGGCCGGTGGGGCGTCAATTACATCTATGGTACCTGGTCCGTTCTGGCAGGGCTGCGGGCGATCGGGGTGGATCTTTCGGAGCCCTATATTCAGCGTGCGGTCGCTTGGCTTGAGTCGAAACAGAATCCCGATGGCGGCTGGGGCGAGTCCTGTCATTCGTACGGCGACGATCCTGCGTGGAGCGGGAAGGGAGACAGCACCCCGTCTCAAACGGCTTGGGCCATCATGGGCCTGATGTCGGCCGGGATGACCGATGCCTTTAGCGTCGCTCGAGGTATCCAGTATCTGCTTCGCCATCAACTGAAGGATGGCTCGTGGGAAGAGGTTCGCCATACAGGCACCGGTTTCCCTCGGGTGTTTTATCTCCGCTATCATTGGTACTGCCAATATTTCCCGCTGTGGGCCTTGGCCATGTACCGGAACTTACGGACGCGCGGACACATGCGGGCTGATGAAGTGCGTGAGCAGGTCTTGGCATCCGGGTGCCATCGAGCCGACCGTTGA
- a CDS encoding ATP-binding protein → MTLSIRWKVTIGTLLVLSCGLLIARTLAVRSLEQQEIVQSVQILETRTSLVAYGLQPFLTQAGTLASTPQLQAAVRDLGARAFARVTVVALDGRVLADSAVSDSNLSTVENHLARPEIQQAVATGRGTDLRTSHTTGERTLYLAIGIGSTNQTKSSGFLRLGLPMTTFDHEVAKLHRNLALAFGIAFLIAVALSVGLARSITKPLSDIAIAARQLANGDHTVRIRTGSRDEVGLLADTLNQMTDQLRAKIDELSEDRAQLLAMLTSMVEGVMVLDCRGRVLQVNPALERMFDVSRMDARGHHCSDVFRHPQLDTLVSTVLTKRINEEDEILLQPSGRCLHIEASVTACDRENEACAVLVFHDITELRRLENIRKDFVANVSHELRTPLTSIKGYIEALLDGAKDDPGTSTKFLEIILKQSDRLNLILEDLLQLSKIESGQILFKREPLQIQRVIERTLAMIKPLADKKGHRLLTFVAQDLPAVLGDEDRLMQVLSNLLDNAVKYTPGNGTITVAAHPVADDLERPTIVTAVELSVTDTGLGIPEQDRPRVFERFYRVDKARSREMGGTGLGLAIVKHIVEGLGGRVWVEANAPTGSRFVVRLPIQQINQPV, encoded by the coding sequence ATGACCCTCTCCATCCGATGGAAGGTCACTATCGGGACCCTGCTGGTCCTCTCCTGTGGACTTCTCATCGCCAGGACATTGGCGGTTCGCTCACTTGAACAACAAGAGATCGTTCAGTCCGTCCAGATACTGGAGACTCGAACCAGCCTCGTCGCCTACGGGCTGCAGCCGTTTTTGACGCAAGCAGGGACGCTGGCTTCGACCCCGCAATTACAGGCAGCCGTTCGGGATCTCGGTGCGAGGGCCTTCGCCCGCGTAACCGTCGTCGCGCTGGATGGCCGGGTGCTGGCCGACAGCGCCGTCTCGGACAGTAACCTCTCGACGGTGGAGAACCATCTCGCGCGTCCGGAAATTCAGCAAGCTGTGGCCACCGGACGGGGAACAGATCTGCGCACAAGTCACACCACCGGTGAACGCACCCTGTACCTGGCCATCGGCATCGGCAGCACAAACCAGACGAAATCCTCCGGCTTCTTACGGCTGGGACTACCGATGACCACCTTCGATCATGAGGTGGCTAAGTTACACCGGAACTTGGCCCTTGCCTTTGGCATTGCCTTCTTGATTGCCGTCGCGCTGAGTGTGGGGCTCGCGCGCAGCATCACAAAACCCCTGTCCGATATTGCCATCGCCGCGCGGCAGCTCGCCAATGGTGACCACACAGTCCGCATCAGGACGGGATCACGGGATGAAGTCGGCCTCCTCGCCGATACGCTCAACCAGATGACGGACCAACTGCGGGCCAAGATCGACGAGCTGTCCGAAGACCGGGCCCAGCTCTTGGCCATGCTGACCTCAATGGTCGAGGGCGTCATGGTCCTGGACTGCCGAGGCCGCGTCCTGCAAGTCAATCCGGCGCTGGAGCGAATGTTCGACGTCAGTCGAATGGATGCACGGGGGCACCATTGCTCCGATGTCTTTCGACATCCGCAACTGGACACACTCGTCTCAACAGTCTTGACGAAACGCATCAACGAGGAAGATGAAATCCTTTTACAGCCCAGCGGCCGCTGTCTCCATATCGAGGCCTCGGTCACGGCCTGCGATCGCGAGAATGAAGCCTGCGCCGTGCTGGTCTTTCACGACATTACCGAGTTACGACGCCTGGAGAATATCCGGAAAGATTTCGTCGCGAACGTGTCCCACGAGCTACGGACTCCGCTTACGTCGATCAAGGGCTATATCGAAGCCTTACTCGACGGGGCCAAAGACGATCCTGGGACCAGCACGAAATTTCTCGAGATTATTCTCAAGCAAAGCGACCGGCTGAACCTGATCCTGGAAGACCTCCTCCAGCTCTCGAAGATCGAATCGGGACAGATTCTCTTCAAACGAGAACCATTACAGATCCAGCGGGTCATTGAACGGACGCTGGCCATGATCAAGCCGTTAGCGGACAAGAAGGGGCACCGGCTCCTCACCTTTGTAGCCCAGGATCTGCCAGCTGTGCTCGGCGATGAGGACCGGCTGATGCAAGTCCTGTCGAACTTGCTCGATAACGCGGTCAAATATACCCCAGGGAACGGGACCATTACGGTGGCGGCTCACCCGGTTGCTGACGATCTCGAACGGCCCACGATTGTCACAGCCGTGGAGCTGAGCGTGACCGATACCGGTCTCGGCATTCCTGAACAGGATCGACCCCGCGTTTTCGAACGATTTTACCGAGTGGATAAAGCACGCTCGCGCGAGATGGGAGGCACAGGCCTTGGCCTGGCAATCGTGAAGCATATCGTCGAGGGATTGGGGGGACGGGTATGGGTCGAAGCCAATGCCCCGACCGGCAGCCGTTTTGTCGTCCGGTTGCCAATCCAACAGATCAATCAGCCGGTCTAG
- the smc gene encoding chromosome segregation protein SMC codes for MYLKSLEMAGFKSFAEARIEFPDGVTAIVGPNGSGKSNVVDAILWVLGEQSTKALRSEKMEDVIFNGTEMRKPLGLAEVSLVISGLDRINVDPLSGLSSQLSEYQELMITRRLYRNGDSEYLINKTVCRLKDVRSILLDTRAGTKGHTVIAQGQIDQILNASPQDRRELIEETAGIVRYKKQKAEALRKLDATQQNLLRVRDIIAEVKKQLNSLERQARQARSYQTLHQEAKSLEIQLLTNEYRVLRTTIAEVEEELQQLGDRESEQVAGLARLSAELEQIKFAMATASEAIGQRREELSKVEQQQAQALTAAEVERNRGELYVQQQSQGGQELERLTQEQTQGTAEIAALEGMLVALERECAEREQAFAALEQEMKELVHQRTAALAEEERGRRDVLNLAVLVANTEQTLVQLAARIQEATDREVRLAREREDFQLQHVTTTDKREALKQACQEAEQLVADLRRQKQGVEEENERVAAELVEVDQLVLRQSEELAAVDSHLRALEGVLQEDMGYGRRGDEESTALKACSGVRDAIAEWLAVPAGWDRAVEAILGERVRGWFVDSPVAACDAIEFLKGKDLGRGTFIPQHPRWTARDAGAQQWWAAVQGQSGVVGRAVDLIPVQGEREAARNYLFDRIVFIETLQDATALWSQLSIGAPDGPVLVTRAGEILDAAGTITGGQVSATGGVLQRRREVLQLDAQRLSLTGSVDEGKQRRERLLAQGQELREQGRQLVESLRDAEMRGLSLQKDEAGLQHVLGNLSQRIDTLMSDAQRGSAEVERLMHDTRSSEAQLAQWMAEKAGQEGELTRVRERVGQIDQDKQGLQERFTEAQLVAQDLRTTREHHRRDLLRIEQEQQDAIARIEIVTRHVEGLTVSIEQSRAEREHQETRCREFGESAAQVKAQLVELQESQAEDMAAAQQLDAGLEEVRRAVSSLRESRLAVEVKKAEVRMQLGTVESTLAGTYQVDLATLLDAPVGEITAEQLSLGEAPIPEGRSAVNEMAMREQLQKLREKLDRLGPINLAAIQEHQELDQRYQFLTTQEQDLSTSIGSLKEIIQRINLTTKDMFASTFAELQQKFSEVFVKFFPGGRAELQLVEVPADETTENRGQQDPGVDIVVQPPGKRLKSMTMLSGGEKTLTAMALLFASFLIRPTPFCILDEIDAPLDEENIGRFTSVLRELSASAQFMVITHNKRTMAIADSLFGVTMEEPGISKIVSVRLGNLQPV; via the coding sequence ATGTATTTGAAATCCCTTGAAATGGCGGGGTTTAAGTCGTTCGCGGAGGCCCGGATCGAATTTCCCGATGGCGTCACGGCTATTGTGGGGCCCAACGGAAGCGGAAAGAGTAATGTCGTCGATGCGATTCTCTGGGTACTCGGGGAACAGAGCACCAAGGCTCTGCGCAGCGAGAAGATGGAAGATGTGATTTTTAACGGGACCGAGATGCGCAAGCCTCTTGGCCTGGCCGAAGTATCCCTCGTGATCAGTGGCCTGGATCGGATCAATGTGGATCCCTTGTCCGGGCTTTCCAGCCAGCTGTCTGAATATCAGGAACTCATGATCACGCGCCGCCTGTACCGCAATGGCGACAGTGAATACCTCATCAATAAAACCGTCTGCCGGTTGAAGGATGTCCGGAGCATTCTGCTTGATACCAGGGCCGGGACCAAAGGGCACACGGTGATCGCCCAGGGGCAGATCGATCAGATTCTCAACGCCTCACCGCAAGACCGGCGCGAGTTGATCGAGGAAACCGCCGGGATCGTTCGTTATAAAAAGCAGAAGGCCGAAGCGTTACGCAAGTTGGATGCGACACAGCAGAATCTCTTGCGCGTGCGGGACATTATTGCCGAAGTGAAGAAGCAGTTGAATTCGCTTGAGCGTCAAGCCCGGCAGGCACGGTCCTATCAGACATTGCATCAGGAGGCCAAATCGCTGGAGATTCAGCTGCTCACGAATGAGTATCGCGTGCTTCGAACGACGATCGCGGAAGTCGAGGAGGAACTGCAACAGCTGGGGGATCGCGAGTCCGAACAGGTTGCCGGTTTGGCACGTTTGAGCGCAGAGCTTGAGCAGATCAAATTCGCGATGGCCACGGCGAGCGAGGCGATCGGGCAGCGGCGCGAGGAACTGTCGAAAGTTGAACAGCAACAGGCGCAGGCCTTGACGGCCGCAGAAGTCGAGCGTAATCGCGGTGAGCTCTATGTGCAGCAGCAGAGCCAGGGCGGGCAGGAGCTTGAGCGCCTCACCCAGGAGCAAACGCAGGGGACGGCGGAAATTGCGGCTCTGGAGGGTATGCTGGTCGCGCTCGAACGTGAATGTGCGGAGCGTGAGCAGGCTTTCGCGGCACTTGAGCAGGAGATGAAAGAGCTGGTTCATCAGCGTACTGCGGCCCTGGCAGAGGAAGAGCGAGGGCGCCGGGACGTCCTGAACCTGGCGGTATTGGTCGCCAATACCGAGCAGACACTGGTTCAATTGGCTGCTCGCATTCAAGAGGCGACGGACCGTGAGGTCCGTCTGGCCCGCGAGCGGGAAGACTTTCAGCTGCAGCATGTCACGACAACGGACAAGCGTGAGGCGCTCAAGCAGGCCTGCCAGGAGGCAGAGCAGTTGGTGGCCGATCTGCGTAGGCAGAAGCAGGGCGTCGAAGAGGAAAATGAGCGCGTCGCGGCCGAATTGGTCGAGGTCGATCAGTTGGTCCTTCGCCAGTCGGAAGAGTTGGCGGCGGTGGACTCTCATCTCCGGGCGTTGGAAGGTGTGCTGCAGGAAGATATGGGCTATGGGCGGCGCGGCGATGAAGAATCGACGGCGCTCAAAGCTTGCAGCGGAGTCCGCGATGCCATTGCCGAGTGGTTGGCTGTGCCTGCAGGATGGGATCGGGCTGTGGAAGCGATTTTAGGCGAGCGGGTCAGGGGCTGGTTCGTCGATAGTCCCGTCGCCGCTTGTGACGCGATTGAATTTCTCAAGGGGAAAGATCTCGGGCGGGGCACATTTATTCCCCAGCATCCTCGATGGACAGCTCGGGATGCAGGGGCTCAACAATGGTGGGCTGCTGTGCAGGGTCAGTCTGGTGTGGTGGGCCGTGCAGTCGATTTAATCCCTGTTCAGGGCGAACGTGAAGCGGCTCGCAACTATCTCTTCGACCGGATCGTATTTATCGAAACGCTCCAGGATGCGACAGCATTGTGGTCTCAGTTATCCATCGGGGCTCCCGATGGACCGGTTCTCGTCACCCGTGCAGGAGAAATCCTAGATGCGGCCGGGACGATTACCGGTGGACAGGTCAGTGCGACGGGAGGTGTGTTGCAACGGCGACGAGAGGTCTTGCAGCTGGATGCGCAGCGTCTGTCGCTGACGGGATCTGTCGACGAGGGCAAGCAGCGGCGGGAGCGATTGCTGGCGCAGGGGCAGGAGTTGCGCGAACAGGGCCGGCAACTCGTCGAGTCGCTTCGCGACGCAGAAATGCGCGGGCTCTCCTTGCAAAAAGATGAAGCAGGGCTTCAGCACGTGCTGGGCAATCTCTCCCAGCGAATCGATACGTTGATGAGTGATGCACAGCGAGGCTCGGCGGAGGTGGAGCGGCTCATGCATGACACGCGTTCCTCCGAAGCACAGCTCGCGCAGTGGATGGCAGAGAAGGCCGGCCAGGAAGGCGAGCTCACTCGTGTGCGTGAACGGGTGGGACAGATCGATCAGGACAAGCAGGGGCTTCAGGAGCGATTCACCGAGGCGCAGTTGGTCGCGCAGGATCTCAGGACGACTCGCGAGCACCATCGGCGCGACCTCCTCCGGATTGAGCAGGAGCAACAGGACGCGATCGCACGGATCGAGATCGTGACGCGCCATGTCGAAGGGCTGACGGTCTCGATCGAGCAGAGCCGAGCTGAACGGGAACATCAAGAAACGCGTTGTCGTGAGTTCGGCGAATCGGCCGCCCAGGTGAAGGCCCAGTTGGTCGAATTGCAAGAATCTCAGGCGGAGGATATGGCGGCGGCCCAGCAGCTCGATGCCGGGTTAGAGGAAGTTCGTCGTGCGGTGTCGTCTCTTCGTGAGTCCCGCTTGGCGGTGGAGGTCAAGAAAGCAGAAGTCCGGATGCAATTGGGGACGGTCGAGTCTACGCTCGCTGGTACGTACCAGGTCGATCTCGCGACGCTGCTTGATGCGCCGGTTGGGGAGATAACGGCCGAACAACTGTCGCTTGGCGAGGCGCCGATTCCGGAAGGCCGTTCAGCCGTGAATGAGATGGCGATGAGGGAGCAACTGCAGAAACTTCGCGAGAAACTCGATCGCCTGGGGCCGATTAATTTGGCCGCGATTCAGGAGCATCAAGAATTGGATCAGCGGTATCAATTTCTCACGACGCAGGAACAAGATCTCTCCACCTCAATCGGCTCGCTCAAGGAAATCATTCAGCGGATCAACCTCACCACGAAGGATATGTTTGCCAGCACCTTTGCCGAGCTCCAGCAGAAATTCAGCGAAGTGTTCGTGAAGTTCTTTCCTGGGGGCCGGGCCGAGCTGCAATTGGTCGAGGTCCCGGCGGATGAGACGACAGAGAACCGTGGGCAACAGGATCCCGGCGTCGACATCGTGGTGCAACCGCCGGGGAAACGCCTGAAGAGTATGACCATGCTCTCGGGTGGTGAGAAGACCTTAACGGCGATGGCCCTGCTCTTCGCGAGTTTTCTGATCAGGCCGACGCCGTTCTGTATCCTCGACGAAATCGATGCTCCGCTGGACGAAGAGAACATTGGGCGCTTTACCAGCGTCTTGCGGGAACTCTCCGCGAGTGCACAGTTCATGGTCATCACGCACAACAAGCGGACGATGGCCATTGCAGACTCCTTGTTCGGGGTCACGATGGAAGAACCGGGTATTTCAAAAATCGTGTCGGTGAGACTGGGGAACTTGCAACCGGTCTAA